From Virgibacillus natechei, the proteins below share one genomic window:
- a CDS encoding DHH family phosphoesterase — translation MSIRQIIQTIKEYETIIIHRHVRPDPDALGSQAGLKALIKQSFPNKNVYAVGEEDPSLTFLVKMDQIADRVYENALVIVCDTANAPRICDDRYNLGNKLIKIDHHPNVDPFGDLLWVDTESSSTSELIYELYLHAKEDGFQMNNEAARLIYAGIVGDTGRFLFPSTTKKTFQYAAELVGYEFDREALYAGIYNVKDNIARLRGYILQNFELSPSGMSSIKLTKEILDEYQIEPIDTGQLVGILGEIEGIKAWVIFVEEEDLIRVRLRSKGPVINGIAAKYDGGGHPMASGASVKTWKETQYVIEDIEHACATFA, via the coding sequence ATGAGCATCAGACAAATTATCCAGACCATAAAGGAATATGAGACAATTATTATACACAGGCATGTACGACCGGATCCGGATGCGTTAGGATCTCAAGCGGGGTTGAAAGCGTTGATTAAGCAATCATTCCCAAATAAAAACGTTTATGCGGTAGGTGAAGAGGATCCTTCCCTTACATTTCTAGTGAAAATGGATCAAATTGCTGATCGAGTTTATGAAAATGCTTTGGTTATTGTATGTGATACAGCGAATGCCCCACGTATTTGTGATGATCGATATAACTTGGGTAATAAGCTGATTAAAATTGACCATCATCCTAATGTAGATCCATTTGGTGATTTATTGTGGGTGGACACGGAATCAAGTTCCACAAGTGAGTTAATATATGAATTATACTTGCATGCTAAAGAGGATGGGTTTCAAATGAATAATGAAGCTGCACGCTTAATTTATGCAGGTATTGTTGGGGATACTGGAAGATTCTTGTTTCCAAGCACGACGAAAAAGACTTTTCAATATGCAGCGGAACTCGTAGGATATGAATTTGACCGAGAAGCTTTATACGCTGGAATTTATAATGTTAAAGATAATATTGCGAGGCTTAGAGGATATATATTGCAGAATTTTGAACTTTCCCCTTCTGGGATGAGTTCGATTAAATTAACAAAAGAAATCTTAGATGAATACCAGATTGAACCAATAGATACGGGACAGTTAGTTGGTATTCTAGGCGAAATTGAGGGCATCAAAGCATGGGTGATCTTTGTAGAGGAAGAGGACCTAATCCGTGTACGATTGCGTTCTAAAGGTCCTGTTATCAATGGAATAGCTGCAAAGTATGACGGTGGCGGGCATCCAATGGCATCAGGTGCATCCGTGAAAACATGGAAAGAAACCCAATATGTTATAGAGGATATAGAACACGCATGTGCCACGTTTGCTTAG
- a CDS encoding YtrH family sporulation protein, producing MDERFFASFIHCYFIAFGVIIGGAIIGSIGEFATGNAPLTSIGRIANNLRIWAIIAAIGGTFDAIANFERGLLDGSTIDLFKQALLILSAMGGVKTAIILIEWLIQEDIS from the coding sequence GTGGATGAACGATTTTTTGCCTCTTTTATTCATTGTTATTTTATAGCATTCGGAGTCATAATTGGTGGGGCTATAATCGGCAGCATCGGGGAATTTGCAACTGGAAATGCTCCGTTAACTTCAATAGGCCGTATTGCCAATAATTTACGTATATGGGCTATTATCGCTGCGATCGGTGGAACATTTGATGCGATTGCCAACTTTGAAAGAGGATTACTTGACGGTTCAACCATTGATTTATTTAAACAAGCACTGTTAATTCTGTCTGCAATGGGCGGCGTCAAAACAGCTATCATTCTAATAGAGTGGCTTATACAGGAGGATATCTCTTAA
- a CDS encoding YtpI family protein: MVIFPIIIVISIVLYVYYKVAIMKNKDKLTQLYVNAKSRICLGSLVFFFGINQYVFYQTQFALFVGIVFVIIGGALLYDAFKEAKHYRNEWKRLNV, translated from the coding sequence ATGGTTATTTTCCCTATCATTATCGTAATTTCTATTGTTTTATATGTATATTATAAAGTTGCTATTATGAAAAATAAAGATAAACTAACACAATTATATGTTAACGCAAAATCACGTATATGTCTCGGAAGTTTAGTTTTCTTTTTTGGTATTAATCAATACGTCTTCTATCAAACGCAATTCGCCTTGTTTGTAGGAATTGTTTTTGTGATCATTGGAGGAGCACTACTTTATGATGCTTTCAAAGAAGCGAAGCATTACCGAAATGAATGGAAACGTCTAAACGTATAA
- the ytrI gene encoding sporulation membrane protein YtrI: MHIPPYHKKVTWQRFFIGAVFGALISYGIYIYIYGSLYERVLEENFELQSELTDVKNQNEALLQDKEDLDEQSKEPQTVESIEVTITSEDALRLDRLIIHQLEDLIKEEINHLIGQEISTVVESNQLLLSTIENKGFTVDDVTYHFDVNLLVISNNVKLTVETKLTDE; encoded by the coding sequence ATGCATATCCCTCCTTATCATAAAAAAGTAACCTGGCAGCGTTTTTTCATTGGTGCTGTATTTGGGGCGCTTATATCATATGGCATTTATATCTATATATACGGTAGCTTATATGAAAGGGTTCTTGAAGAAAACTTCGAACTCCAATCAGAATTGACTGATGTAAAAAACCAAAATGAAGCATTGTTACAGGATAAAGAAGATTTAGATGAACAATCCAAAGAACCACAAACAGTCGAATCCATTGAAGTTACGATAACGAGTGAAGATGCATTACGCCTTGACAGATTAATTATTCATCAGTTAGAAGATCTGATAAAAGAAGAAATAAATCACCTCATTGGTCAGGAGATTTCTACAGTTGTAGAAAGCAACCAGCTCTTGCTTTCAACGATTGAAAATAAAGGCTTCACCGTTGATGACGTTACGTACCATTTTGATGTTAATCTATTAGTAATTTCAAATAATGTTAAACTAACCGTCGAAACAAAATTGACAGATGAATAA
- a CDS encoding metal-dependent hydrolase has product MKVSYHGHSVVKIETSNHTILMDPFISGNEACDLDADTVKADVILLTHGHNDHVGDTVDIAKRNEALVVAPNELANYLESKGLNTHPMHIGGKHDFDFGRVKFTQAFHGSAYTEDDGTIIYTGMPAGILLTAEGNTIYHVGDTGLFSDLRLIGEMNEIDVAFVPIGDNFTMGPEDALVAADWIEAKIVVPVHFNTFPLIEQDAEDFAKKVQTGQGRVMQIGEEMKL; this is encoded by the coding sequence GTGAAGGTATCGTATCATGGACATTCTGTAGTTAAAATTGAAACAAGTAATCACACCATATTAATGGATCCATTTATTTCTGGAAATGAAGCATGTGACTTAGATGCTGATACTGTTAAAGCAGACGTCATTTTACTAACGCACGGACATAATGACCATGTAGGAGATACAGTTGACATTGCGAAAAGAAATGAAGCATTAGTCGTGGCTCCAAATGAATTGGCTAACTATCTGGAATCAAAAGGACTAAACACACATCCAATGCATATTGGAGGAAAACATGACTTTGATTTTGGACGTGTGAAATTCACACAAGCTTTTCATGGTTCTGCCTATACAGAAGATGATGGTACAATTATCTATACTGGGATGCCTGCAGGAATATTGCTAACCGCCGAGGGTAATACCATTTATCATGTTGGAGATACAGGTCTATTTTCTGACTTGAGGTTAATCGGTGAAATGAATGAAATTGATGTAGCATTCGTCCCAATTGGAGATAATTTTACAATGGGGCCAGAAGATGCTTTGGTTGCAGCAGACTGGATTGAAGCAAAGATCGTTGTGCCTGTTCATTTCAATACATTCCCGTTAATCGAACAAGATGCGGAAGATTTCGCGAAAAAGGTTCAGACTGGACAAGGAAGAGTAATGCAGATTGGTGAAGAAATGAAGTTATAA
- a CDS encoding BCCT family transporter, which yields MSEKTKENKQHSPPYVLYFSAILIFLFVLWGAIFPTHLGNTAGAALDWVIDSFGWYYMLIASGFVVFGIFVTISPFGNLRLGDEDDRPEHSFISWIGMLFAAGLGAGFVFFGVAEPVLYYMDVPSGVVPGTVEAAETGLRYGVFHWGLHAWGAFSIVGLTLAYVQYRKHQPALISSAFYPLIGDKTKGWLGHLIDILAVISTAAGVATTFGISALQMSGGISYLTPLNNSLPLQLTIISIVTVLFLISAVNGINKGIKRLTNINLVLSGLLLLFVLSVGPTITLMESMVTSLGGYASNIIDMSLTMSPFQMDEWLGANTIFFWAWHISWSPFVGLFIARISKGRTIREFFAGVLLVPTLLAVIWFSTFGGTALNIEMDGIFPLAEIAGGEVELTLFAMLEQLPLPLISSLIAVIVIALFFITSADSAAFVLGSMTSGGSLNPKLSLKIIWGLLMAGTASVLLVSGGGGLEALQTAALVAALPFAFVLILMIVSVSIMMSKDWSLAERNKRKKRDDTLKQTLRQETYTELKEELTDEWRDELRKELIAMGKNNAEMVHFQTNDQTAIVGKQIRDIGFPTHVNISAIERGDNILSPSGSTVIQSGDFLYILTESNQKEALHELLLNK from the coding sequence TTGTCAGAAAAAACGAAGGAAAACAAACAACACTCCCCCCCTTATGTACTGTACTTTTCAGCGATTTTAATTTTCTTATTTGTTCTATGGGGAGCAATATTTCCAACACATCTTGGTAATACTGCAGGTGCAGCATTGGATTGGGTAATTGACTCCTTCGGTTGGTATTATATGCTGATAGCAAGCGGATTTGTCGTATTTGGTATCTTCGTGACTATTTCTCCTTTTGGAAATCTACGGCTCGGAGACGAAGATGATCGGCCCGAGCATTCCTTTATCTCATGGATAGGGATGTTATTTGCTGCCGGTTTGGGAGCAGGGTTTGTATTCTTCGGTGTAGCAGAGCCCGTATTATATTATATGGACGTGCCATCAGGGGTCGTACCTGGAACTGTTGAAGCTGCTGAAACTGGCTTGCGCTATGGTGTATTTCACTGGGGCTTACATGCTTGGGGAGCGTTTTCAATTGTGGGACTTACATTAGCTTATGTTCAATACCGCAAACACCAACCGGCTTTAATAAGTTCAGCTTTTTACCCTTTAATTGGGGATAAAACGAAGGGTTGGCTGGGGCACCTAATTGATATATTAGCAGTTATCTCTACTGCAGCAGGTGTTGCTACAACATTTGGAATCAGTGCCCTACAAATGTCTGGAGGGATCTCTTATCTTACTCCTTTGAACAATAGCTTACCATTACAGCTTACAATTATTTCTATTGTGACAGTTTTATTCCTTATTTCAGCCGTTAATGGAATAAATAAGGGAATTAAGCGCTTAACGAATATCAATTTAGTGTTATCTGGTTTGTTGCTCTTATTTGTACTTTCTGTTGGACCGACGATCACCTTGATGGAAAGCATGGTAACGTCGCTTGGTGGATACGCTTCTAATATAATAGATATGTCACTTACGATGAGTCCTTTCCAAATGGATGAATGGTTGGGAGCGAATACAATCTTTTTTTGGGCTTGGCATATTTCCTGGTCTCCTTTCGTCGGATTGTTTATAGCACGAATATCCAAAGGGCGGACGATCAGAGAATTTTTTGCTGGTGTATTACTCGTCCCTACACTGCTTGCAGTTATATGGTTTTCGACATTTGGTGGAACGGCACTTAATATTGAAATGGACGGAATCTTTCCACTAGCAGAGATTGCCGGTGGTGAAGTCGAATTAACTCTATTTGCAATGCTTGAACAGCTTCCATTACCATTAATATCTAGCCTAATAGCAGTTATAGTAATCGCTCTATTCTTCATTACTTCTGCTGATTCCGCTGCTTTTGTGTTAGGTTCGATGACATCTGGTGGCTCATTAAATCCAAAATTGAGTTTAAAAATTATTTGGGGGCTACTAATGGCTGGTACCGCTTCTGTTCTTTTAGTAAGTGGTGGTGGCGGTTTAGAAGCACTGCAAACAGCCGCATTAGTTGCAGCATTACCATTTGCATTTGTTCTCATTCTCATGATTGTATCTGTTAGTATTATGATGAGTAAAGACTGGAGTTTAGCAGAGCGAAATAAACGGAAGAAAAGAGATGACACACTAAAGCAAACCCTTCGTCAAGAAACATACACCGAATTGAAAGAAGAGTTAACAGACGAATGGCGTGACGAATTGAGAAAAGAGCTCATCGCTATGGGTAAAAACAATGCCGAAATGGTACACTTTCAAACGAATGACCAAACAGCGATTGTTGGAAAACAAATTCGAGATATCGGCTTTCCGACACATGTTAATATTAGTGCTATTGAGCGTGGTGATAACATCCTATCACCGTCAGGAAGTACCGTCATCCAATCTGGTGATTTCTTGTATATCTTGACAGAATCAAACCAAAAAGAGGCACTACATGAGCTTTTGCTTAATAAATGA
- a CDS encoding PspA/IM30 family protein, with protein sequence MFKFFRRIKTVVGSELNAMLDKAEDPVKMLDQFMRDMEEDIEEAEGAVAKQIANEKMLKRKANDAGALIEKRQNQAEQAVEAGNDDLARRALEDKTENEKQLEVLSESWERAKSDSGEIKEKLDEMKKEYNQMRLKKDTLKARAETAQTKAKMNRTMSNIGSDESRQGFERMEEKVLQYEAEAETTEDLSNVSRTLDEEFESLETNSVDKELAELKKKKNKK encoded by the coding sequence ATGTTTAAATTTTTTAGACGCATAAAAACAGTTGTAGGCTCCGAATTGAATGCAATGCTTGATAAAGCTGAAGATCCTGTGAAAATGCTGGATCAGTTCATGCGGGACATGGAAGAAGATATTGAAGAGGCGGAAGGGGCTGTTGCTAAACAAATTGCAAACGAGAAGATGCTCAAACGCAAAGCCAATGATGCCGGGGCCTTGATAGAAAAAAGGCAAAATCAAGCAGAGCAGGCTGTAGAAGCGGGTAATGATGATTTAGCACGTCGGGCCTTGGAAGATAAAACAGAAAATGAAAAACAATTAGAAGTCTTAAGTGAATCATGGGAACGCGCTAAAAGTGATTCAGGTGAAATCAAAGAAAAACTAGATGAAATGAAAAAAGAATATAATCAAATGAGACTCAAAAAAGATACATTGAAAGCCCGAGCAGAAACAGCACAAACAAAAGCGAAGATGAATCGGACGATGTCAAATATTGGCAGTGACGAGTCAAGACAAGGCTTTGAACGAATGGAAGAAAAAGTTCTGCAATATGAGGCAGAAGCAGAAACAACAGAAGATCTGTCGAATGTTTCCCGCACATTGGATGAAGAATTTGAATCACTCGAAACAAATAGTGTGGATAAAGAATTAGCGGAACTTAAAAAGAAAAAGAACAAAAAATAA
- a CDS encoding M24 family metallopeptidase codes for MTNRIDSLLKEMQNNQLDSMLITSTANFYYVSNYYTEPHERLIAVYVSTSQDPILIVPAMEENDAKAAGWKFDIISYHDHQNPWELFADTLKKHEKIPQSIGLEHDHITLDRYEAIKHILPNTVISDSQEILANLRVIKNKNEYKLLKQAASLADFGMDIGFNAIQEGISELEVIAKIEYELKKQGVQQMSFNTMALSGAKTASPHGTPSVKEIHTGDMVLFDLGVIYEGYCSDISRTVAYKSISDKQKEIYHTVLTAEQKAIEASQVGTSVGEIDTIARNHIDQAGYGPYFTHRIGHGLGIQTHEYPSMHGNNTLSLQAGMCYTIEPGIYVPHTGGVRIEDMIFMTEKGPESLTKTPKELRIIE; via the coding sequence ATGACAAATCGAATCGATTCATTACTTAAAGAAATGCAGAATAATCAACTGGATAGTATGCTCATCACGTCAACAGCAAATTTTTATTATGTGAGTAATTATTATACAGAACCACATGAACGATTAATCGCTGTTTACGTCAGTACATCGCAAGACCCAATACTAATTGTACCAGCTATGGAAGAAAATGATGCAAAAGCGGCTGGCTGGAAGTTTGATATCATCAGTTATCACGATCATCAGAATCCATGGGAACTATTTGCTGATACGTTAAAAAAACATGAGAAAATCCCACAATCCATTGGACTGGAGCATGACCACATTACCTTGGATCGCTATGAAGCAATCAAGCATATTTTGCCAAATACTGTGATTTCAGATTCGCAGGAAATCTTAGCTAACCTACGTGTTATTAAGAATAAAAATGAGTATAAGCTGTTAAAACAAGCTGCATCACTTGCTGATTTTGGTATGGATATTGGTTTCAATGCTATTCAAGAAGGAATAAGCGAATTGGAGGTCATCGCTAAAATTGAATATGAACTGAAAAAGCAAGGTGTACAGCAAATGTCTTTCAACACCATGGCCCTATCTGGTGCCAAAACGGCGTCCCCTCATGGCACACCATCTGTGAAAGAAATTCATACAGGTGATATGGTGCTTTTTGATTTAGGCGTTATTTATGAAGGGTATTGTTCCGATATTTCAAGAACAGTTGCGTATAAATCTATAAGCGATAAACAGAAAGAAATTTATCATACCGTCCTAACTGCGGAGCAAAAAGCAATTGAAGCTTCTCAAGTCGGAACTTCTGTTGGTGAAATTGATACAATAGCAAGGAATCATATAGATCAGGCGGGATATGGTCCCTATTTCACTCATAGAATTGGTCATGGATTAGGAATACAAACACACGAATACCCATCAATGCACGGTAATAATACACTTTCTTTGCAAGCGGGCATGTGTTATACGATTGAACCTGGCATTTATGTCCCTCATACAGGTGGTGTCAGAATAGAAGACATGATTTTCATGACGGAAAAAGGGCCCGAATCTTTAACCAAAACGCCAAAGGAACTTCGTATTATTGAATAA
- a CDS encoding DRTGG domain-containing protein — translation MATKHEQIIQHILALEVGNKISVRQIAKSLHVSDGTAYRAIKEAENQGIVSTIERVGTIRIERKKKENIERLTFAEVINIIDGQVLGGREGLHKTLNKFVIGAMELDAMMRYTEADSLLIVGNRIKAHELALNEGAAVLITGGFDTQDYIKRLADEKQLPIISTSYDSFTVATMINRAIYDQLIKKEIVFVGDIFTPYDESFYLDTKDTIADWYDLNSQSTHTRFPVVDDKARVIGVVTSKDIIGKEKDVIIDKVMSKNPLVVQAKTSLASVAHMMVWEGIEVVPVVSRTDQLLGVISRQDVLKALQQIQRQPQVGETIDDVVSASLLPLEEGVSYQTQVSPQMTNQLGTLSNGVFTALITEASSRLLSYHKKGDLVVENLTVYFIKPVQIDSKLTIKPTLLEAGRMYAKIDVEVYNEERIVGKGLIMAQLIYR, via the coding sequence ATGGCAACGAAGCATGAGCAGATAATCCAACATATTCTAGCTTTAGAAGTAGGGAATAAAATATCGGTAAGGCAGATTGCTAAAAGCTTACATGTAAGTGATGGAACGGCATATCGTGCTATCAAAGAAGCGGAAAACCAAGGAATCGTTAGTACGATTGAACGTGTTGGAACCATTCGAATTGAACGGAAGAAAAAAGAAAATATTGAACGATTAACATTTGCAGAAGTGATTAATATTATTGATGGACAGGTTTTAGGTGGAAGAGAAGGTTTGCATAAAACCTTGAATAAATTTGTCATTGGTGCTATGGAACTGGATGCGATGATGCGCTATACAGAAGCGGATTCTTTATTAATTGTTGGTAACCGAATTAAAGCACATGAATTGGCTTTAAATGAGGGTGCCGCTGTTTTGATTACAGGTGGTTTCGACACACAAGATTATATAAAGCGTTTAGCCGATGAGAAACAATTGCCAATCATTTCAACGAGCTATGATTCATTTACCGTAGCGACAATGATTAACCGAGCTATTTATGATCAATTAATTAAAAAGGAAATTGTATTTGTAGGTGATATCTTCACACCATATGATGAATCGTTTTATTTAGATACGAAAGACACAATTGCCGATTGGTATGATTTAAACAGCCAGTCAACCCATACAAGATTTCCTGTTGTAGACGATAAGGCACGTGTTATCGGGGTGGTTACCTCTAAAGATATTATAGGGAAAGAAAAAGATGTTATCATTGATAAGGTAATGAGTAAGAATCCTTTAGTTGTACAAGCAAAAACCTCGCTTGCTTCTGTTGCTCATATGATGGTATGGGAAGGGATTGAAGTGGTTCCCGTAGTTTCTCGAACAGATCAACTGCTTGGGGTGATATCAAGGCAGGATGTGCTAAAAGCATTGCAGCAAATTCAGCGGCAACCGCAAGTTGGAGAAACGATTGATGATGTTGTTTCAGCAAGCCTTTTACCGTTAGAAGAAGGGGTTAGCTATCAAACACAAGTTAGTCCACAGATGACAAATCAATTAGGGACACTGTCAAATGGAGTCTTTACAGCGTTAATCACGGAAGCGAGCAGTAGGTTGTTATCATATCATAAAAAAGGTGATCTAGTTGTCGAAAATTTAACCGTCTATTTTATTAAGCCTGTACAAATTGATAGTAAATTAACCATCAAGCCTACCTTACTAGAGGCAGGGCGTATGTATGCTAAAATTGATGTCGAAGTGTATAATGAGGAACGAATAGTAGGTAAAGGATTAATCATGGCACAGCTGATATATCGCTAA
- a CDS encoding prepilin peptidase, with protein sequence MNTTIIILIFLLGLIFGSFYNVVGLRVPINQPFANERSICPYCQHQLAWYDNIPLLSFAILGGKCRHCKEKISYIYPLMELVTGILFTWSYVVIGLNLELVTALLLVSMLVIIIISDIKYMLIPNNVLLFFLPLFIIMRIFQPLDPWWSALLGAIIGFSIIAVIIIVSRGGMGAGDMKLFGVLGIVLGMEKVLLAFFLACMIGAIIGMALLLTRVIGRKQPVPFGPYIVVAALITYFYGESLINSYFNLLL encoded by the coding sequence ATGAATACGACAATCATTATCTTAATCTTTCTACTAGGTCTCATTTTTGGCTCTTTTTACAATGTTGTAGGTTTACGTGTCCCGATAAATCAACCATTCGCAAATGAACGGTCGATTTGTCCATATTGTCAACATCAATTGGCATGGTATGATAATATACCACTTCTTTCGTTTGCCATCCTGGGTGGTAAATGCCGCCACTGTAAAGAAAAAATATCATACATATATCCCTTGATGGAACTTGTAACAGGAATCTTATTTACATGGAGTTACGTGGTCATCGGGTTGAACCTAGAGCTAGTTACAGCATTATTATTAGTCTCCATGCTGGTAATCATTATCATATCAGATATTAAATACATGCTTATACCAAACAACGTACTGCTCTTTTTCCTTCCATTATTTATCATCATGAGGATCTTTCAACCACTTGATCCATGGTGGTCGGCCCTACTAGGAGCTATCATTGGATTTTCCATTATTGCTGTCATCATAATCGTAAGTCGTGGTGGTATGGGAGCGGGTGATATGAAGTTATTTGGTGTGCTTGGTATTGTGCTTGGTATGGAAAAGGTATTACTGGCTTTCTTTCTTGCTTGTATGATTGGGGCAATTATTGGTATGGCACTCCTTTTAACAAGAGTTATTGGACGTAAGCAGCCGGTTCCTTTTGGACCATATATTGTTGTAGCAGCACTTATAACTTATTTTTATGGAGAATCATTAATAAACAGCTATTTTAATTTACTTTTATAA